ACGTGGCTTGAATTTGTTTTGATGTAAATAGATACAGTTATATATAAATCAGTAGATAACATGGAAAAATGACAAATAATAATTGTACATAATATTTATCAATAGGTCATGCTGATATTTTAATAGAATAGATATTCATATATATATATGATTATTAAAGTATACTGTATTTATGGTTTAAAAATTGTCGAGTTTTTATGTAGATTATTTTTTAGATATTTAATGCAATATTAAAATTTTACATTCAGTTAAAGATTTTCTAGATCCAATGATTTCATGTGTTTTTTCTATACTTTTATTTATTTTTTATCGTTCATCAACACACTTCCATGTTTTTCTTCACAATCACTCACAAATGTAAGTCCAAATTCATTATTCATTAAAATTAATTATTTAAAAATATATATATTTTATTACCTTGTTTTCCCTAAACGATTATGAAAAAATCATTATTTATTAAAAAAATACTTAACTAATATTTTCCTTCGCAACACATGAAAAAAAAATCATTCTTCTGAATCCCCATCTATCTCAATATTAGAAAAATTATATCGTTTAGATTCGATTTGCGGGATAAGCAGACGCCTAGAGAGACGCGTAGACCAATTTTTAAAACACTAAACTTGTGACCAATTTTTAAAACACTAAACTTGTGGCCAATTTTTGCTTATGGTTGAATGCCAATATTTGGGCATTGTCTATTTAAGTTGTGTTAGTCATATACAAGGTTAGCAATATAGATTTTAATCTGATTTTGGTTCATTTTCTCAGGTTTTTTTCTCTAGAAAATCTGTTTATAAATAAATTGTATCCAAATTAAAATCTAATAGAGTATGAATAATTGTGTATGATTTCTGTCAAGAGTTTAGACAAATCTATCATTAATTTTCAAAGATATTTAAAAAATCAACTAAAATAAATAAAAATATATAAATTACTTATTCCAATCATAAACAAATCAAATAAATTGGTCTTTTGGTTAAATCTGCATGGCCTATTCTTGTCTGTATTCCACGTACAGTCGATGCATGGACTACCCTTACGAACACCATCTCTATAATTTTTTTTTTGTAAACTACACCATATCTATAATCATCATAAATATCCAACGAATGTGATTCTTGAGTCCACATAAAACGACGTCAGAAAATGAGTGTTGTTCCAAAAATATTTGGTCTAAAATAAAATGACCAAGAAACTATCCGGTGCGAGAGTTTGGACACCGAGATCGTTATTCTTAGATTTACAATGGAGTGTTAGTGTTAAGCCACCACCGAGGCGATTAATGATCTGCCCCGGCCCGTTGTTTTCATAAAAGCCCAATGACAACTACATGAACTTGCGTTTTCTTCATAGTTGCTACCCTTTTTAAGTTCAAAGTGTTTAATTACTACGAATAATATTTTTGCAGTGGTAATGATTAGTGCTGGGTTCGCGGGTCAACCCGCCCCGACCCGCTGCGGGTCGAATCATTTTTTCGATTCAAAAAATTCGACCCGCATAACCCGCAAACAAAAATTTTTATATCCGCACCCGCCCCGCCAAAACCCGCGGGTAACCCGCCAAACCCGCGGGTAATATTAATTATATTAAAAATAGTTATTTTAATTAAAAATAATTATTTTTTATTTATATAATAGTTATTTTTAAAAAAATACTATTTAAAAATATATATATAATTAAAATTATACAAATATTTATTGTTTTTTATATATTTTACGAAAAAAATGTTTTTTTTTCAAAAATGTTTTTTTTTTAATTTGCGGGTTGGCGGGTACCCGCGATTCAAATTCGGCTGACCCGCACCCGCCCCGCTCAAAATAATCTCGACCCGCACCCGCACCCGCGATTTAAAATTTTCAAATGGTTCGACCCGCATCCGCTCCGCGGCGGATCAAACGGGGCGGGCCCCGCGGGCAATGATTAAAATTTCCAGCTCTAGTAATGATAAGAAGTCTTTGATGAGTCCACATCTCGTTGTTGATTCTGTTTAACAAAAAAAATTGCTCAATAGTACAACGTATATTAAAACATGCATATTACATTTACAGATTTTACATTACTGTCGTTTACATATATTAAGATATTTTCCCATAAATATGTAGTCCCTCACCATTTTGGGGTTGTATCCTCTAAATCGCCAGCTACTCTGCTAGTCTCTGGCATCGTATATGACAGCCATCTCAAAGGTATCTTGTATATCATTCTAACGTCTAGTATAAAATCTTTACTGAAATTTTTTTAATCCATCAACAATAAATGATATGATCGCGTAGTGAATGCATTGCTAAAAAAAAATAGAATATGTGTTGGATTAATTCTACGTCAAAATTATTGGTTAAAAATCTTTATAATATGTGGGGTGTTGTATACCTTATATCTAGTATGATTCATTAACATTAGTTAATGTTATATTCTTTCAATTCTATTGTAATCTAACAAGAGGTTCAAAGTATAGTTTTTCTGTCCTTGGACATAAGTTCATAACAAATTGATAAACCATGTTAACTTTTTTTGTAGTTCATTTTTTTTGTATTAATGTATCCATTATAATAATATAGTACTAGATCTCGATCTGCGCAACCGCGTGAATTTTTGTTTTCATTTATTTTTGTATAAATATTTTGTTTTCAATTCTAAATTTGTATATATTATAATATATATGTGTATCAATTTTTAAAACATAATAAGTTTACTGTATATTTTTTTCATTGAATAGATTGTTTCAAACTTTTACATGTATTTGTATCTTCTTCTATATATATATTTTCGGATTATTATTTCATTATTAAAATCGTAACTATATATATAAAGATTAGTAAAATTTGTTTTATTGTCATATTCAAAGATATTGTAACATTTCACAAATTTAGAAAGTTTTTAAAAAATTAAACTTTTCGCTTCATAGATTTATATTATCGAGTAAATAATTAAACATTAGTTTTTGTTTAATTTTTAGAATAAACTGTATAGTTTAAAATTTGTTTTCATTGGTTTAAGTTAGTAAAGATTAATCATTGTTAGATAATATAATTTTTGTTATTTAAAAAAAACTTTATAATTTTAAAAGTTAATATCGACAAATATTTAAATATTTAGCATATAGAGGTATAGTATTACAATATTAAATTATATATATTTAATTTATAGTATCTATAAATCCAATGTATCATCTATTGTTTAAATCCAATTATTGATAGCCTAATAAAAAATTTTGGTATGCCCAAAATTTAAATGATAAGATTGGATATTAAATGTAACATGAATAAAATTTTTAGGAATAGGTCTATTAGGTCCATTTTTAAAAAAAATCACACATGAATCAAAGTCGTAACTTTTGTTTTAATATATAAAATGTGACTGACGTCAAATAAAAATGTTGAAATAAGTTTGGAACAACGTCCATTTCATTAAGAACTTGGAATACTGATTTCATCTTCTATTCATAAAAAAAAAAAAAAGTTTAGAACTTGCAATATTGATTTCATCTTATAATCTAACAGTCTAAGATAAACAATTCACCACAACATTTGATAATAATAACTTAAAAACGGTTTAGTAAAAAAAAACCAAACCGGTGTTTTTAATTTTTGTCGGACTTGGTGAGATGAACATGTTGAGGAAGGAGACTATAGTCAATGTGAAGATCCTCCAATATTTTCTTAATAGCCAAAGCCTGTTCGGTCCTTCTGATATTCCTCTCACTGTATTCCTGAAACGTGATGGTGTGGTTGCTGTATAGAGCCATCTTCAGCTTGTTCATGTTCTCTATCTCCTTAACCACCACCGTGTGTATAGGTGACCAATGATGCGGATTCTGCTCCAAGTAACTGATTGTTTTCCATAGAACAAAACCAAATCAAGAACTCTTTCAAGATTTGATCAAGAAGAGTTTCAAATGAGTGAAGGGTGGTAACTTACTCAGCGATTCTTTCTTTGAGATGTGCGATCTTGGAGATTGGTGTTGAAAACGCTATAGAGAACTCCACTGTTTCGCTCATATCAGGACTTCTGAAGTAGTTGCTTATCGGTTTCGTGGCTAAAACTGCGTTAGGATAATACACTTTCTCGTTGTCAAGCTTCAAGAACACTGTAGATAACAGATTCATCTCTTCAACCAGCAACTGAAAAGACCGCAAAAATGTGAAGCCGAAGACATATGGAAAAAATGTAATGGATTCTTTTGGTGGTGAGTGTTTTTACCGGGACACCGTCGACAACGCAGCGATCACCAACATCATAAGGATGCATAACGAAGACAAAGATAATGGATTCGAAGAGATTTTTGCAAGTGCTTCCGATTATAAAAGCTAGAGCCACCATTTGAGTGGAGAAGAAGAGCAAAACCTTGGTCGTTGCTACTTCTAGAAGCAGCAGCCAAATGATAAGGGTAACCACCATCAAGATCGCTGTCACAAGTTTGTTTAACTGCTTAACCGCCGTTTTTGTGTCGTTTAAGGAATGCGCTAGAGCTTTCCTGCTAGTGTACACCTTAACCTGATCATATAACAGCAACAACAACACAAGTGGTTAAACACAAGAAACACAGACTCTGATTCGTAATAACCAGTACCAGTCCATATTTCTGAATGTATTAAACAAATTTTCAACAATGTTCTTTTTTACGTTTTTTAAATATAACATAAATTACACTACAATTTCATATCCTAATTCAATTCTATTAATGACTGATTAAGATAATTGCATGATTAGTCAATGCTTATCATTAACATTTGACTATAATTGAGCATGTTAATACAAAATTTTATATTTAAGAATCATATTTTTTAATAAAACACGTACTCAATATATTTATAAATTAAAAAAATTCCATAAGCAATATTAAAGTCCTACAAATATTACTATTATTATAAATGAATTATAAACTCTATTCACATAAATACTAACAAAAAAAATAATATGAAAAATAAATAAATATATATCCCTCAAGCTATATATAATCAATAACTTTGCCCTCTTGGTCCAGCCTTGGTAATAACTAATCTCTAAGAACAGAAAGCATGAAAGTTACCACCCATTCTGTGAAAGCTTTTCTGGTGATTTTACCAGTCTCAGCAGCACCATCAAACAAAGGAAACACAAGATCAACCTCTTCCTTAATCATGAACCTAAGCAAGTCTTCCTCCTCTATGAAACTAAAACAATAACCAAAAAAGCAGAGATCTCCATTAGAGAATGCACAGAGAAAAAAAGTATATGAATATTGGTTATTTACTCACTTGAAGCAAGGCTGAGCAACATTTCTAAAGACATGATAAGCAGCAGCCAAAGCCTCCATCTCACTAGTAATCTCCCCTCTATCACCTTTCTCTTTCCCATCGCCAAAAGCCGCCGTCTGATCCAACGTGTCAGAGATAGTAGACAGACCCGAAGTCCTAACCGCTTCCATCAAAACCCTCATCGTCCAAGCAGAGACTTTCTCACGCTTCATCTTGTGAACTTTCCCCATATCAATCACTTTCTTCTCCTTAACCTCTCCCTTCTTCACCACGCTAGCGAAACTCAAATGCCCCGTCCCCGGCTCCCTCCCCACCCTCTGGGCCTCCTCGATGAGCGGAGGCCCAGAGAGCGTCTGGAGGACGTACTGGTGGAACACGGAGTCTTGAATCCTATCGAAGAAGTTAACCACGTTGAAGTTCGCCGCGAGGATCTTTAATAAAAGAGTTTTTACCAGCCAGAGGAATGATCCGGTTAGAAGAGAGATGAGAGTTCTCGTGATAGCGGTGAGGATCTTGGTGGCCCCGGGTGAACGATCCACGTCGCGGTTGAAGAGGAACACCCACGCAACAAGAATCAAACTAAGCCATATAAAGACTTGAACGCTCTTCTTTAACCCGTGGACGAAGTAGAGCACTTTTCTTCTTAAGAGAAAGTTTGTTTCGATGAGGAAGACGACGAAACGCATGAACCAGTTCGTCACCAGCATCCCGCTGAACGTGACCATCACGAGCACGCACCATTTCCAAACTTCTAGCCCCCAGAAGGTGTGTTTCTTCAGGGAGTCGATGGTTAAGCTACAAACCAAAGAGGCTAAGACCGCTAAGAAGAAAGCTATCTCTATTAAAGTCAATAAGCTGATCTTTCTACGCATCTCTTTGCTCAGCTTCACCTTCTTGTAGATCTCTTCGTCTTCGTCCTTCTCCGCAGCCTCTACGGCTTTGCTTGGAGTGAGAGGTGTCGTTGAGCCGATGCTCCTTGTGGAGTTGTTGTTAGGAGAAGCTCTTCTGAAAGAGAAACGAGCGCCGAGCTGTTCTTTGACTTCCTCCTCTAGGTTGCTTGTGTCTACAGGACAAGGTGGTTCAACAAAACGGGATTTGGATTTGGAGTAAACCGACCTCGCAAAAGATTTTCTCTGAATTAAACCGGCGTTGCTCAGATTGGGAGATCTGGGAGGCTTGTGAGGGCTACCAGTAAGCTTAGAGATCTCAGGAGAAGAGGTTTTATTGATGGCAGAGTCTGGTGAAGCCATCTTTGATGAAAGCTCACCTGAGACGTTGATAACAACTTCTGTTTTTCCATTGCTACTCTTGCTTCCTGCCATTCCTATACTACTAGCATCCATTTTGACAACAAACGGCTCTGAAAATTTCTACAAAAAGACACAGATTAAGAACACTGTTGGGGTGATAAAGACCTTAAAGGCCAAGGGTTTAAGAAACTCTAAAGCTCTTTGTTCTTGGTTAAAAAAAAAACTTAAAATCTTCTAGCAGAGAGAGATGTGTAAGAAAGTAAGTGGATTTACACAGGAGGATTAATCTAGAGAAACTTACTAAATAAAGATCTAAACCCTCAAATAAACATATACAAATCTGTTACACCAAAAAAAAAACATATAAAAATCTGTACTTACCAGTAGTGTTCTTCTTCTTGCTCAATCAGCTCATTCTTGAGAAGAAGGCCCCAGAGAAGTGCTGAAGATAAAGGGAGCTGTTAGGAGTTTCAGTACACACACAACTACCACTTTTAAAGAGAAAGAATTCAATTATTTCGAAAAAAGGAGAGAAGAAAGTCGATAATGACCTCAAAGAGAAGATGATAATAGCAACTGAACAAGAGAGGTCATGGAGAAAGTTTTGCCTGAGAACCCCAGAAGCCAACAAAAACAAAAAGCCAAATGTTTTAGTATGAAGCGATGAAAGATAAGAAAAAGGGAGGTTTGAGAAGACAGTACATGAACAGAACACTAATTAATAATTACCTCTAAAAGCCGGTCCAAAGAGTGAGTGAGAGAGATCTCGAGACTTTTCAAGCCTAATAACTTGATAAACTATTTACGGTAAATTGGAAACTGTGATTTAACTTTCTTTTTATAATAGAAGATGCTAAGGCCATGATTATCCCTAAAAAACCCACTGTGGGTTTCTTAGTTTTAAAAAAAAAAAAAAAAAAAAAAATTAAAGAGCAAACCAATCGCGGACCGCCACGTGTCAGTTGGGCCCGCGAACAGTGTAAGAAACTCACTAAGATCGGTTCTTAATTAGTAGTTTTTGTAACCGATCCTTAAGGGTTTTGTGGGGGCCCACGCACTAAAAAACTCACTAAGGACCCCGGATAATCATGCTCATAATCATGCTCTAAGAGCATATGCAATGGTGAAATCCTTAAGAATATTTTAGTAATATTTTTTTTTTTGGTTTTTGTTTGAATAGTTAAGGATTCGAATCAAAAATGGTCGTCCAATGGTGTTCCCGAAGATGGATCCTTATAGAAAAAAAAAAAATTATTAATTTTTTTTTAAATTGAAATTGAAATTTGTTTTTAAAACTGAAATTGTAGTTTGTAGTGCTTTGGTGATGTTAAATCAGTTGGTTAAACTTAAACCAAGACTGGTTATGTCAATTGAGCGGTCAGATTGAAGAGGAGGCATCCGGTTCAGTTAGACGGTTTAACTCTGTGTGTGTACTTCTTTTGTGTTTCTTGTTCTTCTTCTTTGAGAGTTTGATTGAGAGAGAAAACGATTGTGTGTGAGAAGTGTGATCACACATTCGTGAATTTGAGCGGGAAGATCCTAAACAGATTGAGATTAACTAAACAAAAGATAAAAGAGAAGAGAATGAAGAGAAGCAAGATTGTAGTTAGCTAAACAGATTTAAACTTACAAGAGTAGAGGAAAAAGATTTAAACTTATAAAAGTAAGTTGATACTCGAGAAACACAAGAACTTGAGTCTAAACTGAACTGATCATTACATTGTAGCAAGGAAAACAAGATGATAGAAGCTCTAAACAAGTCCGAGATACATAGCTAAAGAGACACAAGCTAAAGAGACGGAAGACATTGCCTCTGTTCCTCCTGAAATAAAAAAACAAGTTTCCACGTCAAGACTTACTAATCTCATTGTCATCAGCATCACCCGCGTCGGCTTCTTCCTTGATGATGTGAGGATGTGTATACTGAATCTCACAACAGCTAGGACCAAAAGGAGTGACATGAAACACCATGTCTCCTTCGTGTTTGAAGATGACAAGGTCACCGATTTGAAGGTCATGTGCTGTGGTGAAATCTTTCCAACCTCTGGTGAGTGTCCTGTCTTCTTGTATCACTTCCCAAGTTTGATCTGAAGCGTCTGATCTTAGTTTCCATGTTTTCTGGTTCGTCTTCCCTTCTATGTGCTTTGAGAAGAAGGCAAGTGGTATTGTCTACAAGAAAAGGCAAAGTTAATCAAACAAGAAATACATCTAATCAAGAAACGCATGTAAACAAATAGAGAGAGTGAGGTTCTTACGACGCCACTTTGGAAACCAGGAAGCAGCGGCTTAAAGAAATGAGGTTCATGTGGATTCGCCATCTGCAAACAAGAAACGAATGTAAACAATATCAGTATTGAATTGATTCCCAACTCCTTTTGAAATCCTAATTTCAAACCAGAAGAACCCGAAATCGATGCTAGCAGTATCGTCTTCACACCAATTTTTTACAAACGCAAAAAGCCCAAAATTCGAATTGAAACCCTAATTACAAACGCAACAAACCCCCAAATTGTGTTCGAACCCTAAGTTGAAACGATATCGATTGAACATTCAAATTAATATATATCGATGAATCTACCTTGTTCAGTCGACGGAGACAAATCACCGTCGTTCGCCGCGGGAATAGTTGTCTGTCGTCGCGGGATTCGCCTTCGCTTCGTCGAGAGAGCAATCGCCTTTCTTCGTCGGGACTTTTTTTTTCTGCTTCGGTCGAGAATGACCAAT
The DNA window shown above is from Brassica oleracea var. oleracea cultivar TO1000 chromosome C3, BOL, whole genome shotgun sequence and carries:
- the LOC106335751 gene encoding mechanosensitive ion channel protein 10-like — protein: MDASSIGMAGSKSSNGKTEVVINVSGELSSKMASPDSAINKTSSPEISKLTGSPHKPPRSPNLSNAGLIQRKSFARSVYSKSKSRFVEPPCPVDTSNLEEEVKEQLGARFSFRRASPNNNSTRSIGSTTPLTPSKAVEAAEKDEDEEIYKKVKLSKEMRRKISLLTLIEIAFFLAVLASLVCSLTIDSLKKHTFWGLEVWKWCVLVMVTFSGMLVTNWFMRFVVFLIETNFLLRRKVLYFVHGLKKSVQVFIWLSLILVAWVFLFNRDVDRSPGATKILTAITRTLISLLTGSFLWLVKTLLLKILAANFNVVNFFDRIQDSVFHQYVLQTLSGPPLIEEAQRVGREPGTGHLSFASVVKKGEVKEKKVIDMGKVHKMKREKVSAWTMRVLMEAVRTSGLSTISDTLDQTAAFGDGKEKGDRGEITSEMEALAAAYHVFRNVAQPCFNFIEEEDLLRFMIKEEVDLVFPLFDGAAETGKITRKAFTEWVVKVYTSRKALAHSLNDTKTAVKQLNKLVTAILMVVTLIIWLLLLEVATTKVLLFFSTQMVALAFIIGSTCKNLFESIIFVFVMHPYDVGDRCVVDGVPLLVEEMNLLSTVFLKLDNEKVYYPNAVLATKPISNYFRSPDMSETVEFSIAFSTPISKIAHLKERIADYLEQNPHHWSPIHTVVVKEIENMNKLKMALYSNHTITFQEYSERNIRRTEQALAIKKILEDLHIDYSLLPQHVHLTKSDKN
- the LOC106329648 gene encoding B3 domain-containing protein REM9-like, whose translation is MANPHEPHFFKPLLPGFQSGVTIPLAFFSKHIEGKTNQKTWKLRSDASDQTWEVIQEDRTLTRGWKDFTTAHDLQIGDLVIFKHEGDMVFHVTPFGPSCCEIQYTHPHIIKEEADAGDADDNEISKS